From Quercus lobata isolate SW786 chromosome 1, ValleyOak3.0 Primary Assembly, whole genome shotgun sequence, one genomic window encodes:
- the LOC115951996 gene encoding DEAD-box ATP-dependent RNA helicase 20-like, protein MDGSRMLIFMDTKKGCDQITWQLRMDGWPALSIHGDKSQAERDWVLSEFKAGKSPIMTATDVAARGLDVKDVKYVINYDFPGSLVDYVHRIGRIGRAGAKRTAHFLHCRKC, encoded by the exons ATGGATGGCAGCCGAATGTTGATCTTCATGGATACCAAGAAAGGATGTGATCAGATTACCTGGCAGCTTCGCATGGATGGCTGGCCAGCTCTTTCAATTCATGGAGATAAAAGTCAAGCAGAGAGGGATTGGGTCCTCTCAGAGTTTAAAGCTGGCAAGAGTCCTATAATGACTGCTACGGATGTTGCAGCTCGTGGTTTAG ATGTGAAGGACGTGAAATATGTGATAAATTATGACTTCCCTGGATCCCTTGTGGACTATGTTCACCGTATTGGTCGAATAGGAAGGGCCGGGGCAAAACGAACTGCACACTTTCTTCACTGCCGCAAATGCTAG